The genomic DNA AACAGTAATCAATTCCAAATACTGGATCAGCTTTATTCGCTCATATCATGCTTTTGAAATGAGTTAAACACAGAGATCACAGAGACTTATTGTGTAGTAAATCAAAGACGCCCCCAAACTGCGAATCTTTTAAGACACTGCACAGAATGAGTTCTCCGTGTGCTCAGTGGTTTAAGAATATCCAAGATATTGCTAGTTAATTAGTTAGGAAATCAATAACAGTGCATACAAAGATATGCACCCGAGCTGATCGTCCCATTATTCACGCACCAGCGGTAATTTCTCCGAAGGCATAATCATATCAATACCATTGCGGAAGGGATCTCCAGGCTGTTGAATCAAACGTCCTTCTCCGCAAATGTAGGCACTGCCTCGAATGGTCGGGATGATGCCGAGTTCGGGATCGATTCGATACGTCGCCACAAACCGACTGCCGATGATACTTTCCTGAATCCATTGTTCACCGGGTTTTAGCTTTCCATCAGCTGCCAGACAAGCCAGCTTGGCGCTTGTGCCGGTGCCGCAGGGAGAACGATCGTAAGCTCCCCCGGGACAGTAAACAAAGTTGCGACTATGGGCATCCTCAGATTCTGAAGTTCCGTACAATTCGATGTGATCGATTTCTTCGCCATCGGCTCCGGTAATCTGCTGTTCCCTCAGTTCTTTTCGTATCAATGCAGATGCATCGCTAAGTTGCTTGATATATTCTGGCTTGACCGGGACCGGGCTTTGCTCCACAAGAAAAAACCAGTTACCGCCCCAGGCGATATCACCAGTAATCGTTCCCAACTCCTCGATTTGGAGCGTGACCTGCTTGCGATACCGATAGCTTGGAATATTTTCGACAGCCACTTCATTCTTCGTCAGTAAATTCGCTTCGACAGTGCCGACGGGTGTCTGAATGCGAATCACTCCCGGCTTAACACGCTCAAGATAGGCCAGCGTAGCCGCAACACCCATGATGCCGTGACCACACATATTAAGGACGCCGCAGTTATTGAAGAAAATCACTGCCGCATCACACGAAGGCTCATCGGGTTGACACAGGAGTGCCCCAACAATTGCATCCGATCCTCGCGGCTCATGGATTGCCAGTCGACGATAGTGATCGAATCGATCACGAAAGATCAATCGCCGTTCAATTAAGGAACCACTCCCCAAATCGGGACCGTCGGCAATGACGACACGCGTTGGCTCGCCTGCGGTATGGGAATCAACAATTCGCATAGAGTTCCCCTTCAGGTTGCCAGGTTTTTCCAGACCAGGCGGACCACCATTTTCGGAAGAGATTCCATTGTGTCGAGATAAACTCTTTTTGACTGCTCGAAAGAGCGTCATCAGTATTGAAATGATATTCGTATTCCGGATTTCCTTCCAGCACCATCAGATATTTGTAGTAAAGAACCAGATCAGGCCCTTCGTCGAATTTCGAAAGAACCTTTAAGGCTCCTTCGAGTTCGAGGGCCAGCTTTCTCGCCTCGGCATCACCCGCGGCTGCCAGTTCGCACAACTCAACCAGTTTAAGAACTTCTTTCGGCAGGGCATTCCCAACACCCGTAATCGCACCTGCAGCTCCGCAATTGACAAACCCGTGAAAGACCTGCGTGTCAACACCAACCATCAGCGTCAAATCGACATCGCCACTCGTAATGTGTTCAGCGGCATAGGTCAGCGAATCGGCACCCCCAAATTCCTTGAAGCCGACGAGATTCTTGTGATCGCGACGCAAATCGAAAAACAGATCCGCCTTGGTTTCAAAACCATAGTACGGGCTGTTGTAGATTACCGCTGGTAAATCCCCACCCGCTTCCAGAACTTCCGCGAAATGGGCCCGTTGAGCAGCAGGGGAAGACCCACGGGAAAGCACTCGAGGAATCACCATCAAACCAGCCGCCCCGACATCACGGGCATGACTGGCATGAGTGGCCGCCAGTTTCGTATTCTGGGCTCCTGTGCCAACAACTACGGGCACTCCCGCTTCGGTCAACAGACGAACCCCCTTGATCCGCTGATGATTCGTCAGCAAAGGCCAGTCGCCCATCGAACCGCAATAAACCACAGCTCGCATTCCTGCTTCGATCAACTCCTGCCCTTTGCGGACGAGGGCCTCGTAGTCAGGTTCTCCGCTGGTATTGCACGGGGTCATGAGAGCAGGAATACAGCCTTGAAAAACCTGAGACTCTGCAGCCATGGTGACTCCTTATTTTGCTTGCAGGCAAAACATGAATTAAAAAAGAAAGTGGTTTGATTTTCCGCAAGCCATCCCAGAGAGTTACATTCAATGATTGTGCCTGTCATCATATTTGAATTGTGAAGACGAAAACGAGCAGAATCTCTCAGAGTTGACAATATTTAATTGTACCGCATTTGAGAAGACTCTCAATAATTGATTCTTTGATAACTATGGTTAAAAAATACAAAAATCACCACGAGAATCGACTTCAGATTCTCTATGAACACTTTCCAGCTCTTAAAATCATAGTGGAGATGTTTTCGACTC from Rubinisphaera italica includes the following:
- a CDS encoding dihydrodipicolinate synthase family protein, whose protein sequence is MAAESQVFQGCIPALMTPCNTSGEPDYEALVRKGQELIEAGMRAVVYCGSMGDWPLLTNHQRIKGVRLLTEAGVPVVVGTGAQNTKLAATHASHARDVGAAGLMVIPRVLSRGSSPAAQRAHFAEVLEAGGDLPAVIYNSPYYGFETKADLFFDLRRDHKNLVGFKEFGGADSLTYAAEHITSGDVDLTLMVGVDTQVFHGFVNCGAAGAITGVGNALPKEVLKLVELCELAAAGDAEARKLALELEGALKVLSKFDEGPDLVLYYKYLMVLEGNPEYEYHFNTDDALSSSQKEFISTQWNLFRKWWSAWSGKTWQPEGELYANC
- a CDS encoding proline racemase family protein, translated to MRIVDSHTAGEPTRVVIADGPDLGSGSLIERRLIFRDRFDHYRRLAIHEPRGSDAIVGALLCQPDEPSCDAAVIFFNNCGVLNMCGHGIMGVAATLAYLERVKPGVIRIQTPVGTVEANLLTKNEVAVENIPSYRYRKQVTLQIEELGTITGDIAWGGNWFFLVEQSPVPVKPEYIKQLSDASALIRKELREQQITGADGEEIDHIELYGTSESEDAHSRNFVYCPGGAYDRSPCGTGTSAKLACLAADGKLKPGEQWIQESIIGSRFVATYRIDPELGIIPTIRGSAYICGEGRLIQQPGDPFRNGIDMIMPSEKLPLVRE